The following proteins are encoded in a genomic region of Pungitius pungitius chromosome 19, fPunPun2.1, whole genome shotgun sequence:
- the plod2 gene encoding procollagen-lysine,2-oxoglutarate 5-dioxygenase 2 isoform X2 has product MLTRGRATGPGVSRSAAMEYLAFCLLISCGMKFANCLHATDLPQAPAPIPKEKLLVLTVATEETDGFLRFMQSADYFKYNVKVLGMGQTWKGGDMSRSIGGGQKVRLLKEAMKDLADQEDLVVLSVDSYDLVFSGGPEEILRKFQEANHKVLFAAEGLVWPDKKLADKYPSVRSGKRFLNSGGVIGYAPYINRMVSQWNLHDNDDDQLFYTKIYVDPLQRQTLNMTLDHKCQIFQNLNGAVDEVLLKFGTGSVRVRNTVYDSLPVVVHGNGNTKMYLNYLTNYVPNTWNYEHGCSHCDDDVLDLSQLKEYPNVLVGVFIEQPTPFLPEFFQRLLTLDYPKDKLRVFVHNNEVYHEKHIQKFWEENRHVFSTFKVVGPEENLSQGEARNMGMDLCRKDATCDYYFSLDSDVMLTNGQTLKLLIEQNRKIIGPVVTRHGKLWSNFWGALSLDGYYARSEDYVDIVQRKRVGMWNIPFMAHVYLVKGSALRTELKEKNHFVLEKLDPDMAFCRNAREMGVFMYVTNRQDFGRLVSTANYNISHYNNDLWQIFENPVDWKEKYIHENYSKIFTENYLEEPCTDVFWFPVFSEKACDEIVGEMENYGSWSGGTHEDKRIAGGYETVPTDDIHMRQIGYDKEWLQFIREFISPITLKVFSGYFTKAYAVMNFVVKYTPERQAYLRPHHDTSTFTINIALNNKDTDFQGGGCRFHRYNCSLNSPRKGWSFMHPGRLTHLHEGLPTTNGTRYIAVSFIDP; this is encoded by the exons ATGCTGACCAGAGGGAGGGCTACTGGTCCGGGGGTCAGCCGCTCAGCAGCAATGGAGTACCTCGCGTTTTGTCTCCTCATCTCATGCGGGATGAAGTTTGCAAACTGTCTCCACGCTACTGATTTACCTCAAGCGCCTGCGCCTATTCCCAAAG AGAAACTGCTCGTCTTAACTGTTGCAACGGAGGAAACGGACGGCTTCCTGCGCTTCATGCAGTCTGCGGACTATTTCAAGTACAATGTGAAG GTGCTGGGAATGGGACAAACATGGAAAGGAGGGGACATGAGTCGCTCTATCGGCGGGGGCCAAAAGGTTCGACTACTGAAGGAGGCCATGAAGGACCTGGCTGACCAGGAGGATCTGGTTGTCCTCTCCGTGGATAG CTACGATCTCGTCTTTTCTGGGGGACCAGAGGAGATTCTCCGGAAGTTCCAGGAAGCCAATCACAAGGTGCTTTTTGCTGCAGAGGGACTGGTCTGGCCGGATAAGAAGCTCGCTGACAAGTACCCCTCGGTCCGCAGCGGCAAGCGCTTCCTCAACTCTGGAG GTGTCATCGGCTACGCGCCATACATCAACAGAATGGTTTCACAGTGGAACCTCCACGACAACGACGACGACCAGCTCTTCTATACCAAAATATACGTGGACCCTTTGCAGCGA cAAACTCTCAATATGACTCTAGATCACAAGTGCCAGATTTTCCAGAACCTGAACGGGGCAGTTG ATGAGGTGCTTCTCAAGTTTGGAACAGGCAGCGTGAGAGTTAGGAACACGGTATACGACTCTCTGCCAGTGGTTGTCCACGGCAACGGAAACACTAAA ATGTACTTGAACTATTTGACAAACTATGTCCCCAATACATGGAACTACGAGCACGGCTGTAGCCACTGCGATGACGATGTCTTGGACCTGTCCCAGCTAAAA GAGTACCCGAACGTGTTGGTTGGAGTATTCATCGAGCAGCCAACTCCATTCCTCCCCGAATTCTTCCAGCGGCTGCTGACCCTGGATTATCCCAAAGATAAACTCAGAGTTTTTGTCCACAACAAT GAGGTCTACCACGAGAAGCACATCCAGAAGTTCTGGGAGGAGAACAGACACGTGTTCAGCACGTTCAAGGTGGTGGGCCCGGAAGAAAACCTGAGCCAAGGAGAGGCCAGGAACATGGGCAT GGATCTCTGCCGTAAGGACGCCACGTGCGACTACTACTTCAGCCTGGATTCAGACGTGATGCTCACCAACGGACAGACGCTGAAGCTCCTCATTGAGCAGAACAG AAAAATAATCGGCCCCGTTGTCACTCGTCACGGAAAGCTGTGGTCCAACTTCTGGGGAGCGTTGAGTCTGGACGGATATTACGCTCGCTCCGAAGATTACGTCGACATTGTGCAGAGGAAACGCGT GGGTATGTGGAACATTCCTTTCATGGCACATGTCTACCTTGTCAAGGGCAGTGCATTGAGAACTGAACTGAAAGAGAAGAACCACTTTGTGCTGGAAAAACTAGACCCCGATATGGCTTTTTGTAGAAATGCCCGAGAAATG GGAGTCTTCATGTACGTCACAAACCGCCAGGACTTCGGGAGGCTCGTTTCCACCGCCAATTATAACATCTCCCACTACAACAATGACTTGTGGCAGATATTTGAAAATCCCGTG GACTGGAAGGAGAAGTACATCCACGAAAACTACTCTAAAATCTTCACAGAGAACTACTTGGAGGAG CCTTGTACAGATGTGTTCTGGTTCCCAGTCTTCTCAGAGAAGGCCTGTGACGAAATAGTCGGGGAGATGGAGAATTACGGTTCCTGGTCTGGAGGCACACATGAG GACAAGAGGATCGCCGGCGGCTACGAGACGGTGCCCACCGACGACATTCACATGAGGCAAATCGGCTACGACAAAGAGTGGCTCCAATTCATCCGAGAGTTCATATCGCCCATCACGTTGAAGGTTTTCTCCGGCTACTTCACTAAG GCTTACGCAGTGATGAACTTTGTGGTTAAATACACGCCCGAGAGGCAAGCATACCTGAGACCCCATCATGAcacctccaccttcaccatCAACATCGCCCTCAATAACAAAGACACAGACTTTCAG ggTGGGGGCTGCCGTTTCCACAGGTACAACTGCTCCCTAAATTCCCCGCGGAAAGGCTGGAGCTTCATGCACCCTGGGCGGCTGACTCACCTCCACGAAGGCCTGCCCACCACCAACGGCACCCGCTACATCGCGGTGTCCTTCATCGACCCCTGA
- the plod2 gene encoding procollagen-lysine,2-oxoglutarate 5-dioxygenase 2 isoform X1: MLTRGRATGPGVSRSAAMEYLAFCLLISCGMKFANCLHATDLPQAPAPIPKEKLLVLTVATEETDGFLRFMQSADYFKYNVKVLGMGQTWKGGDMSRSIGGGQKVRLLKEAMKDLADQEDLVVLSVDSYDLVFSGGPEEILRKFQEANHKVLFAAEGLVWPDKKLADKYPSVRSGKRFLNSGGVIGYAPYINRMVSQWNLHDNDDDQLFYTKIYVDPLQRQTLNMTLDHKCQIFQNLNGAVDEVLLKFGTGSVRVRNTVYDSLPVVVHGNGNTKMYLNYLTNYVPNTWNYEHGCSHCDDDVLDLSQLKEYPNVLVGVFIEQPTPFLPEFFQRLLTLDYPKDKLRVFVHNNEVYHEKHIQKFWEENRHVFSTFKVVGPEENLSQGEARNMGMDLCRKDATCDYYFSLDSDVMLTNGQTLKLLIEQNRKIIGPVVTRHGKLWSNFWGALSLDGYYARSEDYVDIVQRKRVGMWNIPFMAHVYLVKGSALRTELKEKNHFVLEKLDPDMAFCRNAREMTSQREKDSPSPESFHMLRPPKGVFMYVTNRQDFGRLVSTANYNISHYNNDLWQIFENPVDWKEKYIHENYSKIFTENYLEEPCTDVFWFPVFSEKACDEIVGEMENYGSWSGGTHEDKRIAGGYETVPTDDIHMRQIGYDKEWLQFIREFISPITLKVFSGYFTKAYAVMNFVVKYTPERQAYLRPHHDTSTFTINIALNNKDTDFQGGGCRFHRYNCSLNSPRKGWSFMHPGRLTHLHEGLPTTNGTRYIAVSFIDP, from the exons ATGCTGACCAGAGGGAGGGCTACTGGTCCGGGGGTCAGCCGCTCAGCAGCAATGGAGTACCTCGCGTTTTGTCTCCTCATCTCATGCGGGATGAAGTTTGCAAACTGTCTCCACGCTACTGATTTACCTCAAGCGCCTGCGCCTATTCCCAAAG AGAAACTGCTCGTCTTAACTGTTGCAACGGAGGAAACGGACGGCTTCCTGCGCTTCATGCAGTCTGCGGACTATTTCAAGTACAATGTGAAG GTGCTGGGAATGGGACAAACATGGAAAGGAGGGGACATGAGTCGCTCTATCGGCGGGGGCCAAAAGGTTCGACTACTGAAGGAGGCCATGAAGGACCTGGCTGACCAGGAGGATCTGGTTGTCCTCTCCGTGGATAG CTACGATCTCGTCTTTTCTGGGGGACCAGAGGAGATTCTCCGGAAGTTCCAGGAAGCCAATCACAAGGTGCTTTTTGCTGCAGAGGGACTGGTCTGGCCGGATAAGAAGCTCGCTGACAAGTACCCCTCGGTCCGCAGCGGCAAGCGCTTCCTCAACTCTGGAG GTGTCATCGGCTACGCGCCATACATCAACAGAATGGTTTCACAGTGGAACCTCCACGACAACGACGACGACCAGCTCTTCTATACCAAAATATACGTGGACCCTTTGCAGCGA cAAACTCTCAATATGACTCTAGATCACAAGTGCCAGATTTTCCAGAACCTGAACGGGGCAGTTG ATGAGGTGCTTCTCAAGTTTGGAACAGGCAGCGTGAGAGTTAGGAACACGGTATACGACTCTCTGCCAGTGGTTGTCCACGGCAACGGAAACACTAAA ATGTACTTGAACTATTTGACAAACTATGTCCCCAATACATGGAACTACGAGCACGGCTGTAGCCACTGCGATGACGATGTCTTGGACCTGTCCCAGCTAAAA GAGTACCCGAACGTGTTGGTTGGAGTATTCATCGAGCAGCCAACTCCATTCCTCCCCGAATTCTTCCAGCGGCTGCTGACCCTGGATTATCCCAAAGATAAACTCAGAGTTTTTGTCCACAACAAT GAGGTCTACCACGAGAAGCACATCCAGAAGTTCTGGGAGGAGAACAGACACGTGTTCAGCACGTTCAAGGTGGTGGGCCCGGAAGAAAACCTGAGCCAAGGAGAGGCCAGGAACATGGGCAT GGATCTCTGCCGTAAGGACGCCACGTGCGACTACTACTTCAGCCTGGATTCAGACGTGATGCTCACCAACGGACAGACGCTGAAGCTCCTCATTGAGCAGAACAG AAAAATAATCGGCCCCGTTGTCACTCGTCACGGAAAGCTGTGGTCCAACTTCTGGGGAGCGTTGAGTCTGGACGGATATTACGCTCGCTCCGAAGATTACGTCGACATTGTGCAGAGGAAACGCGT GGGTATGTGGAACATTCCTTTCATGGCACATGTCTACCTTGTCAAGGGCAGTGCATTGAGAACTGAACTGAAAGAGAAGAACCACTTTGTGCTGGAAAAACTAGACCCCGATATGGCTTTTTGTAGAAATGCCCGAGAAATG AccagtcagagagagaaagattcaCCTTCTCCGGAATCATTCCATATGCTCAGGCCCCCAAAG GGAGTCTTCATGTACGTCACAAACCGCCAGGACTTCGGGAGGCTCGTTTCCACCGCCAATTATAACATCTCCCACTACAACAATGACTTGTGGCAGATATTTGAAAATCCCGTG GACTGGAAGGAGAAGTACATCCACGAAAACTACTCTAAAATCTTCACAGAGAACTACTTGGAGGAG CCTTGTACAGATGTGTTCTGGTTCCCAGTCTTCTCAGAGAAGGCCTGTGACGAAATAGTCGGGGAGATGGAGAATTACGGTTCCTGGTCTGGAGGCACACATGAG GACAAGAGGATCGCCGGCGGCTACGAGACGGTGCCCACCGACGACATTCACATGAGGCAAATCGGCTACGACAAAGAGTGGCTCCAATTCATCCGAGAGTTCATATCGCCCATCACGTTGAAGGTTTTCTCCGGCTACTTCACTAAG GCTTACGCAGTGATGAACTTTGTGGTTAAATACACGCCCGAGAGGCAAGCATACCTGAGACCCCATCATGAcacctccaccttcaccatCAACATCGCCCTCAATAACAAAGACACAGACTTTCAG ggTGGGGGCTGCCGTTTCCACAGGTACAACTGCTCCCTAAATTCCCCGCGGAAAGGCTGGAGCTTCATGCACCCTGGGCGGCTGACTCACCTCCACGAAGGCCTGCCCACCACCAACGGCACCCGCTACATCGCGGTGTCCTTCATCGACCCCTGA